One window of the Anaeromyxobacter dehalogenans 2CP-C genome contains the following:
- a CDS encoding ATP-binding protein, whose protein sequence is MAAGDLAAAAGTAPHPNRSPARSAAAVERGRLNLSWLVQLHWWAILGQATIVVGAQSWTHFGLPMGTLVAVMVLEVIGNIVLGAWARRAEVTDRDIALVMLIDAVVLTVLLDLTGGASNPFSTLYLVNVALAAVLLPSAWSWLLMAASLTGFASLFVHEHFAGVSHHIRTHMDHAQTMAAHLRGMWVAFALAAVFVVFFVQRVTRALAAREGELQAARSQALRREKLASLATLAAGAAHELSTPLSTIAVVAKELQRAIPADASSELHDDLQLVRDQVARCREILDRMAAHAGENVGEPFAQMRARDWVDAALDGFRWPQRVEVRIDPSAQAAALVGPQRGLAEALRGLLKNAVQASPPDAQVTLLVTAPPGRIQVTVRDRGRGMTPDVLSRVGEPFFTTKVPGEGMGLGLFLTRALAEQLGGEFNITSTPGDGTEARIELPVSTAGERSSP, encoded by the coding sequence ATCGCAGCGGGGGACCTGGCGGCGGCGGCCGGGACGGCGCCGCACCCGAATCGGTCCCCTGCGCGCAGCGCCGCCGCCGTCGAGCGCGGCCGCCTGAACCTGTCGTGGCTCGTCCAGCTTCACTGGTGGGCGATCCTCGGCCAGGCGACCATCGTGGTGGGCGCGCAGTCGTGGACCCACTTCGGCCTGCCCATGGGCACGCTGGTGGCGGTGATGGTCCTGGAGGTCATCGGGAACATCGTGCTGGGCGCCTGGGCGCGCCGCGCGGAGGTGACCGACCGGGACATCGCCCTGGTGATGCTGATCGACGCGGTGGTCCTGACCGTCCTGCTCGACCTGACCGGGGGCGCGTCCAACCCGTTCTCCACGCTCTACCTGGTCAACGTGGCGCTGGCGGCCGTGCTGCTGCCGTCCGCCTGGTCGTGGCTGCTCATGGCGGCGAGCCTGACGGGCTTCGCGTCGCTGTTCGTGCACGAGCACTTCGCCGGCGTGAGCCACCACATCCGCACCCACATGGACCACGCGCAGACCATGGCCGCGCACCTGCGCGGCATGTGGGTCGCGTTCGCGCTGGCCGCGGTGTTCGTGGTGTTCTTCGTCCAGCGGGTCACGCGCGCGCTCGCCGCGCGGGAGGGTGAGCTCCAGGCCGCGCGCTCCCAGGCGCTGCGGCGCGAGAAGCTCGCCTCGCTGGCCACGCTCGCCGCGGGTGCGGCGCACGAGCTCTCGACCCCGCTCTCCACCATCGCGGTGGTCGCGAAGGAGCTGCAGCGCGCCATCCCGGCCGACGCCTCGAGCGAGCTCCACGACGACCTGCAGCTCGTCCGCGACCAGGTGGCGCGGTGCCGCGAGATCCTCGACCGGATGGCGGCGCACGCGGGGGAGAACGTGGGGGAGCCGTTCGCGCAGATGCGCGCGCGCGACTGGGTGGACGCCGCGCTCGACGGGTTCCGCTGGCCCCAGCGCGTGGAGGTGCGGATCGACCCGAGCGCCCAGGCCGCCGCGCTGGTGGGCCCCCAGCGCGGGCTCGCCGAGGCGCTGCGCGGCCTGCTCAAGAACGCGGTCCAGGCGTCGCCGCCCGACGCCCAGGTCACGCTCCTCGTCACCGCGCCGCCCGGTCGCATCCAGGTGACCGTCCGGGACCGGGGCCGCGGCATGACGCCCGACGTGCTGTCGCGCGTGGGCGAGCCGTTCTTCACGACGAAGGTTCCCGGGGAGGGGATGGGGCTGGGCCTCTTCCTCACCCGGGCGCTCGCCGAGCAGCTCGGCGGCGAGTTCAACATCACCTCCACCCCGGGGGACGGGACGGAGGCGCGTATCGAGCTGCCGGTGTCGACCGCCGGCGAGAGGAGCAGTCCATGA
- a CDS encoding response regulator transcription factor translates to MNTMTPEVTRESLPSILLVDDDEVLRERLATAIRARGYEVRTAGSAEEAMREATRDSPEMAVLDLRMPGGSGLEILRELRRQDPSTRVLMLTGYGSIATAVEAVREGAVGYLPKPADADEILAALNGTNTAKEKGIETPSLARAEWEHIQRVLTDCGGNISEAARRLGIHRRSLQRKLHKYPPAR, encoded by the coding sequence ATGAACACGATGACGCCCGAAGTGACCCGCGAGTCGTTGCCGAGCATCCTGCTGGTGGACGACGACGAGGTGCTGCGCGAGCGGCTCGCCACCGCCATCCGCGCCCGCGGGTACGAGGTCCGGACGGCCGGCTCCGCCGAGGAGGCGATGCGCGAGGCGACCCGCGACTCGCCGGAGATGGCGGTGCTCGACCTGCGCATGCCCGGCGGCTCGGGCCTGGAGATCCTGCGCGAGCTGCGCCGCCAGGACCCGTCCACCCGCGTGCTCATGCTGACCGGCTACGGCAGCATCGCGACGGCGGTCGAGGCGGTGCGCGAGGGCGCGGTGGGCTACCTGCCGAAGCCCGCCGACGCGGACGAGATCCTGGCCGCGCTGAACGGCACCAACACCGCCAAGGAGAAGGGCATCGAGACGCCCTCGCTCGCCCGGGCGGAGTGGGAGCACATCCAGCGCGTGCTCACCGACTGCGGCGGCAACATCTCCGAGGCGGCGCGGCGGCTCGGGATCCACCGCCGCTCCCTCCAGCGGAAGCTGCACAAGTACCCGCCGGCGAGGTAG
- the trxA gene encoding thioredoxin produces the protein MAHATVEITSQNFKDVVEKDGIVLIDWWAPWCGPCRSFAPTYEKVAGKHPDIAFAKVNTEEQQELAAAFDIRSIPTLMILRDKVLLFSQAGALPEAALEDLIRQVRALDMDKVRADVAAQEAEAAKRTASA, from the coding sequence ATGGCGCACGCGACGGTCGAGATCACCTCGCAGAACTTCAAGGACGTGGTCGAGAAGGACGGCATCGTCCTCATCGACTGGTGGGCGCCGTGGTGCGGCCCGTGCCGGTCGTTCGCCCCGACGTACGAGAAGGTCGCGGGCAAGCACCCGGACATCGCCTTCGCGAAGGTGAACACCGAGGAGCAGCAGGAGCTCGCGGCGGCGTTCGACATCCGGTCGATCCCCACGCTGATGATCCTGCGCGACAAGGTCCTGCTCTTCTCGCAGGCCGGCGCGCTGCCCGAGGCCGCGCTCGAGGACCTCATCCGCCAGGTGCGCGCGCTCGACATGGACAAGGTCCGCGCCGACGTCGCCGCGCAGGAGGCCGAGGCGGCGAAGCGCACCGCGTCGGCCTGA
- a CDS encoding Y-family DNA polymerase, whose amino-acid sequence MPREPAAPRVLALQLPDLPLQRVLRGRERAASGRGLAILEDGRVACCDAAARAAGVRAGQSAAEALAACGRLETVVRDPAADLVALRALAEVLLGIAPAVEVAAPDALLLDAGAARLLAAGAGAVPPGGAFGPGEERLAHRAVQAAADMGYAARAVVATGRGPAAALARYGRFDGAVHGVAPGGAAAAAALAGLPLAALGLAPAVAGRLAAVGVAGAGALARLPEGTLAHRFGPEGVRAARLARGEDASPLVPHVPETLPQESLELEAPAEGAEPLLFGLKRLADRVAARLAGRGLGATRLRLVLALDPRGEERIQVPLSQPSASAARWLVPVKEHLFTLRLPGAVTALRLVAAEVAPVAAEQLAFGDRPEAVAALDGVLARLAVRLGDGALFAAEPVARYRPEGAYRPVPFRRPRASRGSGQVPSARAGRPFDALTMHGASNPLGVSPSSPERGIDASGQGEEGAFRPTRLLAAPEQVIAEGEGGRLTALRVGGRDRAVLALDGPERLRGEWWSGGFDRDYYRVRLEGLGDCWVYRDGADGRLWLHGFFD is encoded by the coding sequence ATGCCGCGTGAGCCGGCCGCGCCGCGGGTGCTGGCGCTGCAGCTGCCCGATCTCCCGCTCCAGCGCGTCCTGCGCGGGCGCGAGCGCGCCGCCAGCGGGCGCGGGCTGGCGATCCTGGAGGACGGGCGGGTGGCGTGCTGCGACGCGGCGGCGCGCGCCGCCGGCGTGCGGGCCGGCCAGTCCGCGGCCGAGGCGCTCGCCGCCTGCGGCCGCCTGGAGACGGTGGTGCGGGACCCCGCCGCCGACCTCGTCGCGCTGCGGGCGCTCGCCGAGGTCCTGCTCGGGATCGCGCCCGCCGTCGAGGTGGCGGCGCCGGACGCGCTGCTGCTGGATGCGGGCGCCGCGCGCCTGCTCGCGGCCGGCGCCGGCGCGGTGCCGCCCGGCGGGGCGTTCGGGCCGGGCGAGGAGCGGCTGGCGCACCGGGCGGTGCAGGCCGCCGCGGACATGGGCTACGCCGCGCGCGCGGTGGTCGCGACCGGGCGCGGGCCGGCGGCGGCCCTGGCGCGGTACGGGCGGTTCGACGGCGCCGTCCACGGCGTCGCGCCCGGGGGCGCCGCGGCGGCGGCCGCGCTGGCGGGCCTTCCGCTGGCGGCGCTCGGCCTCGCGCCGGCGGTGGCCGGCCGGCTGGCCGCGGTGGGGGTGGCGGGCGCGGGCGCGCTCGCGCGGCTGCCGGAGGGGACGCTCGCGCACCGGTTCGGGCCGGAGGGCGTGCGCGCCGCGCGGCTGGCCCGCGGCGAGGACGCGTCGCCGCTCGTGCCGCACGTTCCGGAGACGCTCCCCCAGGAGTCGCTGGAGCTGGAGGCGCCGGCGGAGGGCGCCGAGCCGCTGCTGTTCGGGCTGAAGCGGCTCGCCGACCGCGTGGCGGCGCGGCTGGCCGGGCGCGGCCTCGGGGCGACGCGCCTGCGCCTCGTGCTCGCGCTCGATCCGCGCGGCGAGGAGCGGATCCAGGTGCCGCTCTCGCAGCCCAGCGCGTCGGCGGCGCGCTGGCTCGTCCCGGTGAAGGAGCACCTCTTCACGCTCCGGCTGCCCGGCGCGGTGACGGCGCTGCGGCTCGTGGCCGCCGAGGTGGCGCCGGTGGCCGCCGAGCAGCTCGCGTTCGGCGACCGGCCGGAGGCGGTCGCGGCGCTGGACGGCGTGCTGGCGCGCCTCGCGGTGCGGCTCGGGGACGGCGCGCTGTTCGCGGCCGAGCCGGTGGCGCGCTACCGCCCGGAGGGCGCCTACCGGCCGGTGCCGTTCCGGCGGCCGCGAGCGTCGCGCGGATCGGGGCAGGTCCCTTCGGCACGCGCGGGGCGCCCCTTCGACGCGCTCACGATGCACGGGGCTTCGAATCCGCTCGGGGTGAGCCCGTCGAGCCCCGAGCGTGGGATCGACGCGAGCGGGCAGGGCGAGGAAGGCGCGTTCCGGCCCACCCGGCTGCTCGCCGCGCCGGAGCAGGTGATCGCCGAGGGCGAGGGCGGCCGGCTCACCGCGCTGCGGGTGGGCGGGCGCGATCGCGCGGTGCTCGCGCTGGACGGCCCGGAGCGCCTGCGCGGCGAGTGGTGGTCCGGCGGGTTCGACCGCGACTACTACCGCGTCCGGCTCGAGGGGCTCGGCGACTGCTGGGTGTACCGCGACGGCGCCGACGGCCGGCTGTGGCTGCACGGGTTCTTCGACTGA
- a CDS encoding error-prone DNA polymerase, producing the protein MSHAPRYAELRCKSCFSFLEGASHPEELVGRAAELGLSGLALADVNGLYGIVRAHAEAKRQGLPLIVGAELVVAGLAPGRPARLVLLAQDREGYAGLCRLVTRAHCGEGWTGAPPRRERDAVAVPFEAVAAGARGLFALYPGADGDAVARLKDAFGRRAALAVARHRVAGEEARVLAARSAGRRLGVPVAVTNDVHTHARARQVLQDVLTCVRHGTTVDRAGRRLFPNAERTLKGPEELARLWSDFPEGLAAAADIADQCRFRMEEIRGEHPLPPVVVERGGLAGGVEVATSSPAQAARDGARSTTPSLRLRASLPAEPPAAPAPEAPAAAAAPGLAASAASVAADTGADRDGALAGMALLRELVREGARWRYGGEPPEDVARQLARELDLVESLGYASYFLTVWDVVRFARSRGILCQGRGSAANSAVCYVLGITSIDPVRMGLLFERFISAERGEPPDIDVDFEHERREEVLQYVYQRYGRDRAGMVCEVITYRGKSALRDVGKALGLSLGQVDRLAKLVGSYEDLGQVGPELLAQAGLDAADSERVRMTLALARELQGFPRHLSIHVGGFVITRRPLCETVPIEPAAMPGRTIVQWDKDDLAELDLLKVDLLGLGMLTALSRALALLARHRPAPASPTPVPHPDALATIPAEDPEVYEMLGRADSIGVFQVESRAQMSLAPRLRPRNFYDLVISVAIIRPGPIQGGMIHPYLRRRDGKEQVRYPYAPLEPVLARTLGVPLFQEQAMRLAVIAAGFTPGEADELRRVMTHRRSHEKLAAMKARLVAGMAERGISGADAEEIFKQLLGFAGYGFPESHAASFALLVYASAWLKRYHPAAFACALLNSQPMGFYAPHTLVEDAKRHGVEVRGVDVGCSGWESSLEGAAPGRPAAPGEAAVLRVGLHAIRGLPRAVGEAILEARAAGPFGSVAELVRRARLSRAWLVRLAEAGALGTLAPDRRGAVWRSLAVEADGGDLFAGLAPPEPEAALPEASAADEVSADFTTTGLSVRGHPMALVRPGLGGDRIRTARELGRLPDRAPVEVAGLVIVRQRPETARGIVFVSLEDETGIANLVVMPDVYERFRPVVRGAPFLLARGRVERSGKVVNVRVDSVAPLALAPSMDARARDFH; encoded by the coding sequence ATGTCCCACGCTCCCCGCTACGCCGAGCTCCGCTGCAAGTCCTGCTTCTCCTTCCTGGAGGGCGCGAGCCATCCCGAGGAGCTGGTGGGGCGCGCGGCCGAGCTCGGGCTCTCCGGGCTCGCCCTCGCCGACGTGAACGGGCTGTACGGCATCGTCCGCGCGCACGCCGAGGCGAAGCGCCAGGGGCTCCCGCTCATCGTGGGCGCGGAGCTGGTGGTGGCCGGGCTCGCGCCGGGGCGCCCGGCGCGGCTGGTGCTGCTCGCCCAGGATCGCGAGGGCTACGCGGGGCTGTGCCGGCTGGTGACGCGGGCGCACTGCGGCGAGGGCTGGACCGGCGCGCCGCCGCGCCGCGAGCGGGACGCGGTCGCGGTGCCGTTCGAGGCGGTCGCGGCCGGCGCGCGGGGGCTGTTCGCGCTGTACCCCGGCGCCGACGGCGACGCGGTCGCGCGGCTGAAGGACGCGTTCGGCCGGCGGGCGGCGCTCGCGGTGGCGCGCCACCGGGTGGCCGGCGAGGAGGCGCGCGTGCTCGCGGCCCGCTCCGCGGGGCGGCGGCTCGGGGTGCCGGTGGCGGTGACGAACGACGTCCACACGCACGCGCGCGCCCGGCAGGTGCTGCAGGACGTGCTCACCTGCGTGCGCCACGGCACCACCGTGGACCGGGCCGGGCGGCGCCTGTTCCCGAACGCCGAGCGGACGCTGAAGGGGCCCGAGGAGCTGGCGCGGCTGTGGAGCGACTTCCCCGAGGGGCTCGCGGCCGCCGCCGACATCGCCGACCAGTGCCGGTTCCGCATGGAGGAGATCCGCGGCGAGCACCCGCTCCCGCCGGTGGTGGTCGAGCGCGGCGGGCTCGCCGGCGGCGTCGAGGTCGCCACCTCCAGCCCGGCACAGGCGGCGCGGGACGGCGCGCGCTCCACCACGCCCAGCCTGCGGCTCCGCGCCTCGCTCCCGGCGGAGCCGCCCGCCGCGCCCGCGCCCGAAGCTCCCGCTGCCGCCGCGGCCCCCGGCCTCGCCGCCTCCGCCGCCTCCGTCGCCGCGGACACGGGCGCGGATCGCGACGGGGCGCTCGCCGGGATGGCGCTGCTGCGCGAGCTGGTGCGCGAGGGCGCGCGGTGGCGCTACGGCGGCGAGCCGCCGGAGGACGTGGCCCGGCAGCTCGCCCGCGAGCTCGACCTGGTCGAGTCGCTCGGGTACGCGAGCTACTTCCTCACGGTCTGGGACGTGGTCCGGTTCGCGCGCTCGCGCGGGATCCTCTGCCAGGGGCGCGGCAGCGCGGCCAACTCCGCGGTCTGCTACGTGCTCGGCATCACCTCCATCGACCCCGTGCGCATGGGGCTCCTGTTCGAGCGGTTCATCTCCGCCGAGCGCGGCGAGCCACCCGACATCGACGTGGACTTCGAGCACGAGCGCCGCGAGGAGGTGCTCCAGTACGTCTACCAGCGCTACGGCCGCGACCGCGCCGGGATGGTCTGCGAGGTGATCACCTACCGGGGCAAGTCGGCGCTCCGCGACGTGGGGAAGGCGCTCGGGCTCTCGCTCGGCCAGGTGGACCGGCTCGCGAAGCTGGTGGGCAGCTACGAGGACCTGGGCCAGGTGGGCCCGGAGCTCCTCGCGCAGGCCGGGCTCGACGCGGCGGACTCGGAGCGGGTGCGGATGACGCTCGCGCTCGCGCGAGAGCTGCAGGGCTTCCCGCGCCACCTCTCCATCCACGTGGGCGGCTTCGTCATCACGCGGCGGCCGCTCTGCGAGACGGTGCCCATCGAGCCCGCCGCCATGCCCGGCCGCACCATCGTCCAGTGGGACAAGGACGACCTCGCCGAGCTGGACCTGCTCAAGGTGGACCTGCTCGGCCTGGGCATGCTCACCGCGCTCTCCCGGGCGCTGGCGCTGCTCGCGCGCCACCGGCCGGCCCCTGCCTCGCCCACCCCGGTGCCGCACCCCGACGCGCTCGCCACCATCCCGGCCGAGGATCCGGAGGTGTACGAGATGCTCGGGCGCGCCGACTCCATCGGCGTGTTCCAGGTGGAGTCGCGCGCGCAGATGTCGCTCGCCCCGCGGCTGCGCCCGCGCAACTTCTACGATCTCGTCATCTCGGTCGCGATCATCCGGCCCGGGCCGATCCAGGGCGGCATGATCCACCCCTACCTGCGCCGCCGCGACGGCAAGGAGCAGGTCCGCTACCCGTACGCGCCGCTCGAGCCGGTGCTGGCCCGCACGCTCGGCGTCCCGCTGTTCCAGGAGCAGGCCATGCGCCTGGCGGTGATCGCCGCGGGGTTCACGCCGGGCGAGGCGGACGAGCTGCGCCGGGTGATGACGCACCGCCGCTCGCACGAGAAGCTCGCCGCCATGAAGGCCCGGCTGGTGGCGGGGATGGCGGAGCGGGGCATCTCCGGCGCGGACGCGGAGGAGATCTTCAAGCAGCTGCTCGGGTTCGCCGGGTACGGCTTCCCGGAGTCGCACGCGGCCTCGTTCGCGCTGCTGGTCTACGCCTCGGCCTGGCTGAAGCGCTACCACCCGGCCGCGTTCGCCTGCGCGCTCCTGAACAGCCAGCCCATGGGGTTCTACGCGCCGCACACGCTGGTGGAGGACGCGAAGCGGCACGGCGTGGAGGTGCGCGGGGTGGACGTCGGCTGCAGCGGCTGGGAGAGCAGCCTGGAGGGCGCGGCGCCCGGGCGGCCCGCCGCGCCGGGCGAGGCGGCGGTGCTGCGCGTGGGGCTGCACGCCATCCGCGGCCTCCCGCGCGCGGTGGGCGAGGCCATCCTCGAGGCGCGGGCGGCCGGCCCGTTCGGCTCGGTGGCGGAGCTGGTCCGCCGCGCCCGGCTCTCCCGCGCCTGGCTGGTGCGGCTGGCCGAGGCGGGCGCGCTCGGGACGCTCGCGCCCGACCGCCGCGGCGCCGTCTGGCGCAGCCTGGCGGTGGAGGCGGACGGCGGCGACCTGTTCGCGGGCCTGGCGCCGCCGGAGCCCGAGGCGGCGCTCCCGGAGGCCTCCGCCGCCGACGAGGTCTCGGCCGACTTCACCACCACCGGCCTGTCGGTGCGCGGCCACCCCATGGCGCTGGTGCGACCCGGGCTGGGCGGCGACCGGATCCGCACCGCGCGCGAGCTGGGGCGGCTCCCGGATCGCGCGCCGGTCGAGGTGGCGGGGCTGGTCATCGTCCGGCAGCGGCCGGAGACCGCCCGCGGCATCGTGTTCGTGAGCCTGGAGGACGAGACCGGGATCGCGAACCTGGTGGTGATGCCGGACGTGTACGAGCGCTTCCGGCCGGTGGTCCGCGGCGCGCCGTTCCTGCTGGCGCGCGGGCGGGTGGAGCGGAGCGGGAAGGTGGTGAACGTGCGGGTGGACTCGGTGGCCCCGCTCGCGCTCGCGCCCTCCATGGACGCGCGCGCCCGCGACTTCCACTGA
- a CDS encoding vitamin B12-dependent ribonucleotide reductase has product MMEREVTGHRPRASKSAKKVAKKGLSVERYFTTPGVDPAEELAWETRTAAITGEGGATIFEQKDVEVPKSWSLLATNVVASKYFRGQLGTPARERSVRQLVSRVVETIGAWGRKDGYFTTEADAATFEAELAHLIYRQKMSFNSPVWFNVGVEEHPQCSACFINAVGDSMDSILKLAHTEGMLFKYGSGTGSNLSKIRSSKERLSGGGEASGPVSFMRGFDAFAGVIKSGGKTRRAAKMVILDVDHPDVVEFVNCKADEEKKAWALIEAGYDGGFNVRGGAYDSVFFQNANHSVRVTDAFMRAVLEDREWKLTARTDGEALETIRARDLMRQITEAAWLCGDPGMQFDTTINAWHPCPNTDRINASNPCSEYMFLDDSACNLASLNLMHFRSIEGGFDVESFKRAVDLTILAQEILVSNAKYPTPAIGKNSEEYRPLGLGYANLGALLMASGLPYDSDGGRACAAAITALMTGEAYAMSARIADRMGPFAGYEKNRDPFLGVIRKHAQHVDLVDPTLVEPGLLSAARDAWGDALRQGMESGYRNGQVTVLAPTGTIGFMMDCDTTGIEPDIALVKYKKLVGGGMLKIVNNTVPLALQKLGYSSEEITSVLQFIDEVETIEGAPGLRPEHAPVFDCAFKARNGTRSIHYMGHIRMMGAVQPFLSGAISKTVNMPTSATPQDIENAYLESWKLGLKAVAIYRDGCKRSQPLNTGKEQEERKDVAEPRLARRRLPDERRSITHKFSIGGHEGYMTVGMYDDGTPGEVFITMAKEGSVVSGLMDSFATGISMALQYGVPLKVLCDKFSHTRYEPSGFTGNPDIPIAKSVTDYIFRWLALKFLPSEEGSVVSPPPLMTPGQAPARHGSSEQTVVVKSLPATNGAMNGSNGVNGAHVTDTDAPPCPTCGSITVRNGACYKCVNCGSTTGCS; this is encoded by the coding sequence ATGATGGAGCGCGAAGTCACGGGTCACAGGCCGCGGGCGTCCAAGTCCGCCAAGAAGGTCGCGAAGAAGGGCCTCTCGGTCGAGCGGTACTTCACCACCCCCGGCGTCGATCCGGCCGAGGAGCTCGCCTGGGAGACGCGGACCGCCGCGATCACCGGCGAGGGCGGCGCGACCATCTTCGAGCAGAAGGACGTGGAGGTCCCGAAGAGCTGGTCGCTCCTCGCCACGAACGTCGTCGCCTCCAAGTACTTCCGCGGCCAGCTCGGGACGCCGGCGCGCGAGCGCTCCGTCCGCCAGCTGGTCTCCCGCGTGGTCGAGACGATCGGCGCCTGGGGCCGCAAGGACGGCTACTTCACCACCGAGGCCGACGCGGCCACGTTCGAGGCCGAGCTCGCCCACCTCATCTACCGGCAGAAGATGAGCTTCAACTCGCCGGTGTGGTTCAACGTCGGCGTGGAGGAGCACCCGCAGTGCTCCGCGTGCTTCATCAACGCGGTCGGCGACTCGATGGACTCGATCCTGAAGCTCGCCCACACCGAGGGCATGCTCTTCAAGTACGGGTCCGGCACCGGCTCCAACCTCTCCAAGATCCGCTCCTCCAAGGAGCGGCTGTCCGGCGGCGGCGAGGCGTCCGGCCCGGTCTCGTTCATGCGCGGCTTCGACGCCTTCGCCGGCGTCATCAAGTCGGGCGGCAAGACCCGCCGCGCCGCCAAGATGGTGATCCTCGACGTGGATCACCCGGACGTGGTCGAGTTCGTGAATTGCAAGGCCGACGAGGAGAAGAAGGCCTGGGCGCTGATCGAGGCCGGCTACGACGGCGGCTTCAACGTGCGCGGCGGCGCCTACGACTCGGTCTTCTTCCAGAACGCCAACCACTCGGTCCGCGTCACCGACGCGTTCATGCGCGCGGTGCTCGAGGACCGCGAGTGGAAGCTCACCGCCCGCACCGACGGGGAGGCGCTCGAGACGATCCGCGCCCGCGACCTGATGCGCCAGATCACCGAGGCCGCCTGGCTGTGCGGCGACCCGGGCATGCAGTTCGACACCACCATCAACGCCTGGCACCCCTGCCCGAACACGGACCGCATCAACGCGTCCAACCCGTGCTCGGAGTACATGTTCCTCGACGACTCCGCCTGCAACCTGGCGTCGCTGAACCTGATGCACTTCCGCTCGATCGAGGGCGGCTTCGACGTCGAGTCGTTCAAGCGGGCGGTGGACCTCACCATCCTGGCGCAGGAGATCCTGGTCTCGAACGCCAAGTACCCCACCCCGGCCATCGGCAAGAACAGCGAGGAGTACCGGCCGCTCGGGCTCGGCTACGCGAACCTGGGCGCGCTGCTCATGGCGAGCGGCCTGCCCTACGACTCCGACGGCGGCCGGGCGTGCGCCGCGGCCATCACCGCGCTCATGACCGGCGAGGCGTACGCGATGAGCGCCCGCATCGCCGACCGGATGGGCCCGTTCGCCGGGTACGAGAAGAACCGCGACCCGTTCCTCGGCGTCATCCGCAAGCACGCGCAGCACGTCGATCTGGTGGATCCGACGCTGGTCGAGCCGGGCCTGCTCTCGGCCGCGCGCGACGCCTGGGGCGACGCGCTCCGCCAGGGCATGGAGAGCGGCTACCGCAACGGCCAGGTCACCGTGCTCGCGCCCACCGGCACCATCGGCTTCATGATGGACTGCGACACCACCGGCATCGAGCCCGACATCGCGCTCGTGAAGTACAAGAAGCTGGTCGGCGGCGGGATGCTGAAGATCGTGAACAACACGGTCCCGCTCGCGCTGCAGAAGCTCGGCTACTCCTCCGAGGAGATCACCTCCGTCCTGCAGTTCATCGACGAGGTGGAGACGATCGAGGGCGCCCCCGGGCTCCGCCCCGAGCACGCCCCGGTGTTCGACTGCGCCTTCAAGGCGCGCAACGGCACCCGCTCCATCCACTACATGGGCCACATCCGCATGATGGGCGCGGTCCAGCCGTTCCTGTCCGGGGCGATCTCGAAGACGGTCAACATGCCGACCTCCGCGACGCCGCAGGACATCGAGAACGCGTACCTCGAGTCCTGGAAGCTCGGGCTGAAGGCGGTCGCCATCTACCGCGACGGCTGCAAGCGGAGCCAGCCGCTCAACACCGGCAAGGAGCAGGAGGAGAGGAAGGACGTGGCCGAGCCGCGCCTCGCCCGCCGGCGCCTGCCGGACGAGCGCCGCTCGATCACGCACAAGTTCTCGATCGGCGGCCACGAGGGCTACATGACCGTCGGCATGTACGACGACGGGACGCCCGGCGAGGTGTTCATCACCATGGCGAAGGAGGGCTCGGTGGTCTCGGGCCTGATGGACAGCTTCGCCACCGGCATCTCGATGGCGCTGCAGTACGGCGTGCCGCTGAAGGTGCTCTGCGACAAGTTCAGCCACACGCGCTACGAGCCGTCCGGCTTCACCGGCAACCCGGACATCCCCATCGCGAAGTCGGTCACCGACTACATCTTCCGGTGGCTGGCGCTGAAGTTCCTGCCCAGCGAGGAGGGCTCGGTGGTGTCACCGCCGCCGCTCATGACGCCTGGCCAGGCGCCGGCGCGCCACGGCTCGTCGGAGCAGACGGTGGTGGTGAAGTCGCTCCCCGCGACGAACGGCGCGATGAACGGGTCGAACGGCGTCAACGGCGCGCACGTCACCGACACCGACGCCCCGCCCTGCCCGACCTGCGGGTCGATCACGGTGCGGAACGGCGCCTGCTACAAGTGCGTGAACTGCGGCTCGACCACGGGCTGCAGCTAG